The proteins below come from a single Xyrauchen texanus isolate HMW12.3.18 chromosome 1, RBS_HiC_50CHRs, whole genome shotgun sequence genomic window:
- the usp47 gene encoding ubiquitin carboxyl-terminal hydrolase 47 isoform X1, with protein sequence MEMVPSEEKQLVPKEGIFWSCRQSIFDEMKKRFTEIESAAEEPRVLCIVQDTTNSKTVNERLTLNLPASTTINKLFEDVAHKAGYVNGTFCLSWASSVDMAPLDQASEVSLVLSGFEAGKRNFLQLTDKDGEQPQLASDESGTADSSGLDDSSQDRFIGPLPRDGTMSCSSDFSSPSYSYSSILNKSETGYVGLVNQAMTCYLNSLLQTLYMTPEFRNALYNWEFEDSEEDPVTSIPYQLQRLFVLLQTSKKRAIETTDVTRSFGWDSSEAWQQHDVQELCRVMFDALEQKWKQTEQADLINQLYQGKLKDYVRCLECGYESWRIDTYLDIPLVIRPFGASQAFGSVEEALQAFIQPETLDGPNQYFCERCKKKCDARKGLRFLHFPYLLTLQLKRFDFDYTTMHRIKLNDRMTFPEELDMSPFIDVEDEKSPQTESCTDSGAENEGSCHSDQMSNDFSTDDGMDEGICLDSTGSTERALKPKSSLTFELFSVMVHSGSAAGGHYYACIKSFSDGQWYSFNDQHVSKITQDDIRKTYGGSSGSRGYYSSAFASSTNAYMLMYRLKEPSRNAKFLEVEGFPEHIKRLVQREKESEEHEKRQREIERNTCKIKLFCMHPVKMIMMENKLEVHKDKTLREATEMAFKLMDLAGVVPQDCCRLVKYDEFHEYLERSYEGEEDMPMGLLLGGVKSSYMFDLLLEIRRPDQVFQPYKPGEVMVKVHVVDLKSETIAAPVSVRAYLNQTITEFKQLIAQSTELCAEMMRVVLERCYNDLRLLYVPNKTLKAEGFFRSNKVFVESSDSTDHQAIFTDSLLWKLLDRHGNTIRLFVSLPEQSPGTLANRASCPKADSEDSFDGAKDSRKSVEAILEESTEKLKNLSLQQQQQRQQQQQHTSSTSDSQKSSEHSDFEHIESPAQDPVAASQPSQIENCTRAVSDTENQFPSEERSDSDVNNDRSTSSVDSDILSSSHSSDTLCNADSGPLPLANGLDSHSITSSRRSKANEGKKETWDTAEEDSGTDSEYDENGKSKAEAQYLYFKAESHSQEDGSGEGQKCLLVHVDKRITLAAFKQNLEPFVGVPSTQFKVFRVYANNQEFESVRLNETLSSFSDDNKITIRLGRALKKGEYRVKVYQLLVNEPEPCKFLLDTVFAKGMTVRQSKEELLPQVKDQCKLDLIIDRFRLRKKTWKNPGTVFLDYHVYEEDINISSNWEVFLEVLEEPERMKSMSQLAILTRRWCPAQMKLEPFREVVLESSSVEELKEKLSEMSGIALDNLEFAKGRGTFPCDISVMEIHQDLDWNPKVSTLNVWPLYICDDGAVIFYRDNTEDLMELSEEERNELMKKESSRLLKTGHRVSYSPRKEKALKIYLDGGPTKDPGQD encoded by the exons ATTGAAAGTGCAGCGGAGGAACCCAGAGTGCTGTGTATCGTGCAGGACACCACCAACTCCAAGACCGTCAATGAAAGGCTGACGCTCAACCTACCCGCCTCCACCACCATCAACAAACTCTTTGAGGATGTTGCCCACAAGGCGGGATATGTGAATGGCACCTTCTGCCTATCGTGGGCCAGCTCTGTCGACATG GCCCCTCTGGACCAGGCCAGTGAGGTGTCCCTGGTTTTGTCTGGATTTGAAGCGGGGAAAAGGAACTTCCTACAGCTTACGGACAAGGATGGGGAGCAGCCTCAGTTAGCTTCA GATGAGTCTGGAACGGCGGACAGCAGTGGTCTTGATGACAGCTCTCAGGACCGCTTCATTGGACCCTTACCGCGGGATGGTACCATGAGCTGCAGCAGCGATTTCAGCAGCCCCAGTTACTCGTACTCCTCAATACTCAACAAATCAGAAACAG GTTATGTTGGTTTGGTGAACCAAGCAATGACCTGTTACCTAAACAGCCTCCTCCAGACCCTGTACATGACCCCCGAATTCAGGAATGCACTCTACAA TTGGGAGTTTGAGGACTCAGAGGAGGATCCAGTCACCAGTATCCCGTACCAGCTCCAGAGGCTGTTTGTGCTCCTGCAGACCAGTAAGAAGCGTGCCATTGAGACCACAGATGTGACCCGCAGCTTCGGCTGGGACAGCAGTGAGG CCTGGCAGCAGCACGACGTCCAGGAGCTGTGTAGAGTCATGTTTGATGCACTAGAACAGAAGTGGAAACAGACCGAGCAG GCTGACCTGATCAACCAGCTTTACCAGGGAAAGCTGAAGGACTATGTGCGCTGTTTGGAGTGTGGCTATGAGAGCTGGAGGATTGACACTTATCTGGACATCCCACTGGTCATCAGGCCCTTCGGGGCAAGCCAGGCTTTTGGCAGTGTG GAAGAGGCTCTGCAGGCCTTCATCCAGCCTGAGACTCTGGATGGGCCCAACCAGTACTTCTGTGAGCGCTGCAAAAAGAAATGCGACGCCCGCAAG GGTCTGAGGTTCCTTCATTTCCCATACCTGCTGACTCTGCAGCTAAAACGCTTTGACTTTGATTACACCACTATGCACCGCATTAAACTGAACGACCGCATGACCTTCCCAGAGGAGCTGGACATGAGCCCTTTCATCGATGTGGAGGACGAG AAGTCTCCTCAGACAGAGAGCTGCACTGACAGTGGGGCAGAGAATGAAGGAAGCTGTCACAGTGACCAGATGAGCAATGATTTCTCCACAGATGATGGCATGGATGAGGGCATCTGTCTGGACAGCACCGGCAGCACAGAGAGAGCGCTCAAACCAAAG AGCTCATTGACCTTTGAACTATTCTCGGTCATGGTGCATTCTGGGAGTGCTGCAGGTGGGCACTACTATGCCTGCATCAAGTCCTTCAGTGACGGCCAATGGTACAGCTTTAATGACCAGCACGTCAGCAAG aTCACACAGGATGACATCAGGAAGACATATGGTGGATCCTCAGGGAGCAGAGGCTATTACTCCAGTGCCTTTGCCAG CTCTACAAATGCATACATGCTCATGTACAGACTAAAAGAGCCCTCGAGGAATGCAA aaTTCCTGGAAGTGGAGGGTTTCCCCGAGCACATAAAGAGGCTGGTGCAGCGAGAGAAAGAGTCTGAGGAGCACgagaagagacagagagagattgagcGCAACACATGCAAG ATCAAGCTTTTCTGCATGCATCCAGTGAAGATGATTATGATGGAGAACAAACTAGAGGTTCACAAGGACAAAACTTTAAGAGAAGCAACAGAAATGGCCTTTAAG CTAATGGATCTTGCTGGAGTGGTGCCACAGGACTGCTGTAGACTGGTCAAGTACGATGAGTTCCACGAATATCTGGAGCGTTCATACGAGGGTGAGGAGGACATGCCTATGGGTCTGCTGCTTGGCGGAGTCAAGTCTTCATACATGTTTGACCTGCTGCTGGAGATCCGCAGGCCAGATCAGGTGTTCCAGCCCTACAAACCTGGAG AGGTGATGGTGAAGGTCCATGTTGTGGATCTAAAGAGTGAGACTATTGCTGCTCCAGTCAGTGTCAGGGCCTATCTAAACCAGACCATTACTGAGTTTAAGCAACTCATTGCACAG TCAACGGAGCTTTGTGCCGAGATGATGCGTGTCGTCTTGGAGCGCTGCTATAATGACCTTCGGCTTCTTTACGTGCCCAACAAGACACTGAAGGCAGAAGGTTTCTTCAGGAGTAACAAG GTTTTCGTGGAGAGCTCTGACTCGACGGATCATCAGGCCATTTTCACAGACTCCCTTTTGTGGAAGCTCCTGGATCGCCATGGAAACACAATCAGACTCTTTGTCTCCCTGCCTGAGCAGTCGCCAGGCACTTTGGCCAATAGAGCTAGTTGCCCCAAAGCTGACTCTGAGGACTCTTTTGATGGGGCAAAGGACAGCAGGAAGTCAGTGGAGGCTATTCTGGAGGAAAGCACTGAGAAACTGAAGAACCTttcattacaacaacaacaacaacggcagcaacaacaacagcatacTTCCAGCACCAGTGACAGCCAGAAGAGCTCCGAACACAGCGACTTTGAGCACATCGAGTCACCAGCACAAGACCCGGTGGCTGCTTCACAGCCCTCCCAAATAGAGAACTGCACACGAGCCGTCTCCGACACAGAAAATCAGTTCCCTTCTGAGGAACGCTCTGACTCAGATGTTAATAATGACCGCAGCACCAGCTCGGTGGACAGCGACATCCTGAGCTCCAGTCACAGCAGTGACACCCTGTGTAATGCAGACAGTGGCCCGCTGCCTCTGGCCAACGGCCTCGACTCACACAGCATCACCAGCAGCCGACGCTCCAAAGCAAACGAGGGGAAAAAGGAGACGTGGGACACGGCCGAAGAGGACTCTGGCACGGACAGCGAGTATGATGAGAACGGGAAGAGCAAAGCTGAGGCGCAGTACCTATATTTTAAAGCGGAGTCACACTCGCAGGAAGACGGATCTGGAGAAGGCCAGAAAT GTTTACTTGTCCATGTTGATAAGAGAATCACACTGGCGGCATTCAAGCAGAATCTCGAGCCGTTTGTTGGCGTGCCTTCCACTCAGTTCAAGGTCTTCCGGGTTTATGCCAATAACCAAGAGTTTGAGAGCGTGCGACTCAATGAGACACTCTCTTCTTTCTCAGATGACAACAAG ATCACAATCCGATTAGGACGAGCATTGAAAAAAGGAGAATACAGGGTGAAGGTGTACCAGCTGCTTGTCAATGAACCAGAG CCGTGTAAGTTCCTTTTGGACACTGTGTTCGCAAAGGGCATGACTGTTCGGCAGTCCAAGGAGGAGTTACTGCCTCAAGTCAAAGACCAGTGCAAACTGGACCTCATTATAGACAG GTTTAGACTCAGGAAGAAGACCTGGAAGAACCCAGGCACGGTGTTTCTGGATTACCACGTCTATGAGGAGGACATCAACATCTCCAGTAACTGGGAAGTGTTCCTTGAAGTCCTTGAAG AACCGGAGCGGATGAAGTCCATGTCCCAGTTGGCGATTCTGACCCGTCGCTGGTGCCCTGCCCAGATGAAGCTTGAGCCCTTCCGAGAGGTGGTGCTGGAGAGCAGCAGTGTAGAGGAACTGAAGGAGAAG CTCAGTGAAATGAGTGGGATTGCTCTGGACAACCTGGAGTTTGCCAAG GGTCGAGGAACTTTTCCCTGTGATATCTCAGTGATGGAAATCCATCAGGATTTGGATTGGAATCCTAAAGTCTCCACTCTCAATGTCTGGCCTCTCTACATCTGTGATGATGGCGCTGTGATCTTCTACAG GGACAACACTGAGGACCTCATGGAGCTGTCCGAGGAGGAGCGCAATGAACTGATGAAGAAAGAGAGCAGCCGGCTGCTGAAGACAGGCCACCGGGTCAGCTACTCCCCCCGTAAAGAGAAGGCCCTCAAAATCTACCTAGATGGAGGGCCCACCAAAGACCCTGGACAGGACTAA
- the usp47 gene encoding ubiquitin carboxyl-terminal hydrolase 47 isoform X2, which translates to MEMVPSEEKQLVPKEIESAAEEPRVLCIVQDTTNSKTVNERLTLNLPASTTINKLFEDVAHKAGYVNGTFCLSWASSVDMAPLDQASEVSLVLSGFEAGKRNFLQLTDKDGEQPQLASDESGTADSSGLDDSSQDRFIGPLPRDGTMSCSSDFSSPSYSYSSILNKSETGYVGLVNQAMTCYLNSLLQTLYMTPEFRNALYNWEFEDSEEDPVTSIPYQLQRLFVLLQTSKKRAIETTDVTRSFGWDSSEAWQQHDVQELCRVMFDALEQKWKQTEQADLINQLYQGKLKDYVRCLECGYESWRIDTYLDIPLVIRPFGASQAFGSVEEALQAFIQPETLDGPNQYFCERCKKKCDARKGLRFLHFPYLLTLQLKRFDFDYTTMHRIKLNDRMTFPEELDMSPFIDVEDEKSPQTESCTDSGAENEGSCHSDQMSNDFSTDDGMDEGICLDSTGSTERALKPKSSLTFELFSVMVHSGSAAGGHYYACIKSFSDGQWYSFNDQHVSKITQDDIRKTYGGSSGSRGYYSSAFASSTNAYMLMYRLKEPSRNAKFLEVEGFPEHIKRLVQREKESEEHEKRQREIERNTCKIKLFCMHPVKMIMMENKLEVHKDKTLREATEMAFKLMDLAGVVPQDCCRLVKYDEFHEYLERSYEGEEDMPMGLLLGGVKSSYMFDLLLEIRRPDQVFQPYKPGEVMVKVHVVDLKSETIAAPVSVRAYLNQTITEFKQLIAQSTELCAEMMRVVLERCYNDLRLLYVPNKTLKAEGFFRSNKVFVESSDSTDHQAIFTDSLLWKLLDRHGNTIRLFVSLPEQSPGTLANRASCPKADSEDSFDGAKDSRKSVEAILEESTEKLKNLSLQQQQQRQQQQQHTSSTSDSQKSSEHSDFEHIESPAQDPVAASQPSQIENCTRAVSDTENQFPSEERSDSDVNNDRSTSSVDSDILSSSHSSDTLCNADSGPLPLANGLDSHSITSSRRSKANEGKKETWDTAEEDSGTDSEYDENGKSKAEAQYLYFKAESHSQEDGSGEGQKCLLVHVDKRITLAAFKQNLEPFVGVPSTQFKVFRVYANNQEFESVRLNETLSSFSDDNKITIRLGRALKKGEYRVKVYQLLVNEPEPCKFLLDTVFAKGMTVRQSKEELLPQVKDQCKLDLIIDRFRLRKKTWKNPGTVFLDYHVYEEDINISSNWEVFLEVLEEPERMKSMSQLAILTRRWCPAQMKLEPFREVVLESSSVEELKEKLSEMSGIALDNLEFAKGRGTFPCDISVMEIHQDLDWNPKVSTLNVWPLYICDDGAVIFYRDNTEDLMELSEEERNELMKKESSRLLKTGHRVSYSPRKEKALKIYLDGGPTKDPGQD; encoded by the exons ATTGAAAGTGCAGCGGAGGAACCCAGAGTGCTGTGTATCGTGCAGGACACCACCAACTCCAAGACCGTCAATGAAAGGCTGACGCTCAACCTACCCGCCTCCACCACCATCAACAAACTCTTTGAGGATGTTGCCCACAAGGCGGGATATGTGAATGGCACCTTCTGCCTATCGTGGGCCAGCTCTGTCGACATG GCCCCTCTGGACCAGGCCAGTGAGGTGTCCCTGGTTTTGTCTGGATTTGAAGCGGGGAAAAGGAACTTCCTACAGCTTACGGACAAGGATGGGGAGCAGCCTCAGTTAGCTTCA GATGAGTCTGGAACGGCGGACAGCAGTGGTCTTGATGACAGCTCTCAGGACCGCTTCATTGGACCCTTACCGCGGGATGGTACCATGAGCTGCAGCAGCGATTTCAGCAGCCCCAGTTACTCGTACTCCTCAATACTCAACAAATCAGAAACAG GTTATGTTGGTTTGGTGAACCAAGCAATGACCTGTTACCTAAACAGCCTCCTCCAGACCCTGTACATGACCCCCGAATTCAGGAATGCACTCTACAA TTGGGAGTTTGAGGACTCAGAGGAGGATCCAGTCACCAGTATCCCGTACCAGCTCCAGAGGCTGTTTGTGCTCCTGCAGACCAGTAAGAAGCGTGCCATTGAGACCACAGATGTGACCCGCAGCTTCGGCTGGGACAGCAGTGAGG CCTGGCAGCAGCACGACGTCCAGGAGCTGTGTAGAGTCATGTTTGATGCACTAGAACAGAAGTGGAAACAGACCGAGCAG GCTGACCTGATCAACCAGCTTTACCAGGGAAAGCTGAAGGACTATGTGCGCTGTTTGGAGTGTGGCTATGAGAGCTGGAGGATTGACACTTATCTGGACATCCCACTGGTCATCAGGCCCTTCGGGGCAAGCCAGGCTTTTGGCAGTGTG GAAGAGGCTCTGCAGGCCTTCATCCAGCCTGAGACTCTGGATGGGCCCAACCAGTACTTCTGTGAGCGCTGCAAAAAGAAATGCGACGCCCGCAAG GGTCTGAGGTTCCTTCATTTCCCATACCTGCTGACTCTGCAGCTAAAACGCTTTGACTTTGATTACACCACTATGCACCGCATTAAACTGAACGACCGCATGACCTTCCCAGAGGAGCTGGACATGAGCCCTTTCATCGATGTGGAGGACGAG AAGTCTCCTCAGACAGAGAGCTGCACTGACAGTGGGGCAGAGAATGAAGGAAGCTGTCACAGTGACCAGATGAGCAATGATTTCTCCACAGATGATGGCATGGATGAGGGCATCTGTCTGGACAGCACCGGCAGCACAGAGAGAGCGCTCAAACCAAAG AGCTCATTGACCTTTGAACTATTCTCGGTCATGGTGCATTCTGGGAGTGCTGCAGGTGGGCACTACTATGCCTGCATCAAGTCCTTCAGTGACGGCCAATGGTACAGCTTTAATGACCAGCACGTCAGCAAG aTCACACAGGATGACATCAGGAAGACATATGGTGGATCCTCAGGGAGCAGAGGCTATTACTCCAGTGCCTTTGCCAG CTCTACAAATGCATACATGCTCATGTACAGACTAAAAGAGCCCTCGAGGAATGCAA aaTTCCTGGAAGTGGAGGGTTTCCCCGAGCACATAAAGAGGCTGGTGCAGCGAGAGAAAGAGTCTGAGGAGCACgagaagagacagagagagattgagcGCAACACATGCAAG ATCAAGCTTTTCTGCATGCATCCAGTGAAGATGATTATGATGGAGAACAAACTAGAGGTTCACAAGGACAAAACTTTAAGAGAAGCAACAGAAATGGCCTTTAAG CTAATGGATCTTGCTGGAGTGGTGCCACAGGACTGCTGTAGACTGGTCAAGTACGATGAGTTCCACGAATATCTGGAGCGTTCATACGAGGGTGAGGAGGACATGCCTATGGGTCTGCTGCTTGGCGGAGTCAAGTCTTCATACATGTTTGACCTGCTGCTGGAGATCCGCAGGCCAGATCAGGTGTTCCAGCCCTACAAACCTGGAG AGGTGATGGTGAAGGTCCATGTTGTGGATCTAAAGAGTGAGACTATTGCTGCTCCAGTCAGTGTCAGGGCCTATCTAAACCAGACCATTACTGAGTTTAAGCAACTCATTGCACAG TCAACGGAGCTTTGTGCCGAGATGATGCGTGTCGTCTTGGAGCGCTGCTATAATGACCTTCGGCTTCTTTACGTGCCCAACAAGACACTGAAGGCAGAAGGTTTCTTCAGGAGTAACAAG GTTTTCGTGGAGAGCTCTGACTCGACGGATCATCAGGCCATTTTCACAGACTCCCTTTTGTGGAAGCTCCTGGATCGCCATGGAAACACAATCAGACTCTTTGTCTCCCTGCCTGAGCAGTCGCCAGGCACTTTGGCCAATAGAGCTAGTTGCCCCAAAGCTGACTCTGAGGACTCTTTTGATGGGGCAAAGGACAGCAGGAAGTCAGTGGAGGCTATTCTGGAGGAAAGCACTGAGAAACTGAAGAACCTttcattacaacaacaacaacaacggcagcaacaacaacagcatacTTCCAGCACCAGTGACAGCCAGAAGAGCTCCGAACACAGCGACTTTGAGCACATCGAGTCACCAGCACAAGACCCGGTGGCTGCTTCACAGCCCTCCCAAATAGAGAACTGCACACGAGCCGTCTCCGACACAGAAAATCAGTTCCCTTCTGAGGAACGCTCTGACTCAGATGTTAATAATGACCGCAGCACCAGCTCGGTGGACAGCGACATCCTGAGCTCCAGTCACAGCAGTGACACCCTGTGTAATGCAGACAGTGGCCCGCTGCCTCTGGCCAACGGCCTCGACTCACACAGCATCACCAGCAGCCGACGCTCCAAAGCAAACGAGGGGAAAAAGGAGACGTGGGACACGGCCGAAGAGGACTCTGGCACGGACAGCGAGTATGATGAGAACGGGAAGAGCAAAGCTGAGGCGCAGTACCTATATTTTAAAGCGGAGTCACACTCGCAGGAAGACGGATCTGGAGAAGGCCAGAAAT GTTTACTTGTCCATGTTGATAAGAGAATCACACTGGCGGCATTCAAGCAGAATCTCGAGCCGTTTGTTGGCGTGCCTTCCACTCAGTTCAAGGTCTTCCGGGTTTATGCCAATAACCAAGAGTTTGAGAGCGTGCGACTCAATGAGACACTCTCTTCTTTCTCAGATGACAACAAG ATCACAATCCGATTAGGACGAGCATTGAAAAAAGGAGAATACAGGGTGAAGGTGTACCAGCTGCTTGTCAATGAACCAGAG CCGTGTAAGTTCCTTTTGGACACTGTGTTCGCAAAGGGCATGACTGTTCGGCAGTCCAAGGAGGAGTTACTGCCTCAAGTCAAAGACCAGTGCAAACTGGACCTCATTATAGACAG GTTTAGACTCAGGAAGAAGACCTGGAAGAACCCAGGCACGGTGTTTCTGGATTACCACGTCTATGAGGAGGACATCAACATCTCCAGTAACTGGGAAGTGTTCCTTGAAGTCCTTGAAG AACCGGAGCGGATGAAGTCCATGTCCCAGTTGGCGATTCTGACCCGTCGCTGGTGCCCTGCCCAGATGAAGCTTGAGCCCTTCCGAGAGGTGGTGCTGGAGAGCAGCAGTGTAGAGGAACTGAAGGAGAAG CTCAGTGAAATGAGTGGGATTGCTCTGGACAACCTGGAGTTTGCCAAG GGTCGAGGAACTTTTCCCTGTGATATCTCAGTGATGGAAATCCATCAGGATTTGGATTGGAATCCTAAAGTCTCCACTCTCAATGTCTGGCCTCTCTACATCTGTGATGATGGCGCTGTGATCTTCTACAG GGACAACACTGAGGACCTCATGGAGCTGTCCGAGGAGGAGCGCAATGAACTGATGAAGAAAGAGAGCAGCCGGCTGCTGAAGACAGGCCACCGGGTCAGCTACTCCCCCCGTAAAGAGAAGGCCCTCAAAATCTACCTAGATGGAGGGCCCACCAAAGACCCTGGACAGGACTAA